In Brienomyrus brachyistius isolate T26 chromosome 2, BBRACH_0.4, whole genome shotgun sequence, the genomic window AGAATACAGCCAAGCTGGACCGTGAGACGGAGGAGCTGCACCATGAGAGGGTCACCCTGGAAGTGGGGAAAGTCATTCAGCAGGGTCGGCAGGACAAGGGTCTGACGCAGAAAGACCTGGCCACTGTAAGGGCTGCCTGGGGTGCTGGTGTCTCTAAAGGCACTCCATTCATCACTGATTGACAGATGAAACTAGGCCCGTTTGTGCTTAGATTTGCTGGTTTAAAGAAATCTTAAATAGTTAAAGGGATAACTGACATTTTGGAATGCGTTTATTGGTAATCAAAACCCTCAGAATAACAGTATATGATAATGAATGTTCTAATATCGTCGTATTGGAGTTGTGCGATGTTCTCCCCGCCCCAAGTGGTTCAGAGCAGTAGATCTCAAGTCCTTGCTGCAAAACCCGCCATCTTTTTCTTCACTAGTCCAACTGCTTCAAAAACGAAGTGCTTGCTAGGAAGTTAATTACTCAGATCTGGTGTTGTGGTGGAACGCAGTCTTTGGAGGTGTACAAGGAGACATTTCCAAACGGCTGCAACAGATTTCAAACAAGTAGATCCACAACACTTTTGAATACAAATGGTAAGTGCAAAATAATGTAGAGTGTGACTGTTTTTCTTCCCTGTTTTTCATTGAATGCATTAAATGTGCTTTTATAGAAAATCAACGAGAAGCCCCAGGTGATCGCCGACTATGAATGTGGGCGGGCCATTCCAAATAACCAGGTGATGGGGAAGATTGAGAGGGCCATCGGTAAGTAGGTGTTTTGTCTATTTTTGCGCCTGGTTTTAATTTCCTTCCTATTTAAGGGTCTGGATTAGCTGTGTATTGGTCTAAGATCTTGGTGTCTTGCTGCTGCCCCTTTAGGTAAATAAGATGTCTATAAAGTGGGTAAAACTGGAGTTTTTTGGGACACAACTGAATTATTTCGGTTCCATTTCGGTTCCTCATTTTATTTGCCACCTACATCTTGAATTTTCAGTTTTGACATTGCAAAGATTGGGTCAAACAGTAATACAGCACTACACTGTAACAGATATGCTAATACTCGTCAGGGAGTGGGAATACGTTTAATAGAGCCGCTTTCCTCACCTTGTGATGGGTGTTGCCTGTATGTTAAGAGGCCAGCTGATCATGTGCTCCTGCTGAACTGTCAGTGAGTGTAATGCGTTGTACTCCATGTTGCTCTCAGGCTTGAAGTTGCGAGGCAAGGACATTGGGAAGCCCCTTGAGCCTGGGCCCAAAAAGCAATGAATACAAAGCCTCGAAGtcagcccaccccccaccccgaccaACATCACCTACCTTCCATCCCCTCATTCCCCCAATCTGGGCTGATCCCACCTGGTTCTTGCAGCTGGACCATGGTGCACCATCTCATTGCCATGCTGTGGAATGAGAAGCTTTATCTAAATACATCAAATAAATGCATCGAATAACGAAATTCCCAAGTGCTAATGCTTTAAATCTTGGTTGAAACTTTAACGACTTAAATTAACATGATTGTGGGACTTGGGTGAGATTTTCATTGTCTTTCCCCCCAAGACATTTCAGGCATGCTGTGCTTTCTCCTCCTTTCTACTTAATGGAGTCATGATTTCAGCTGACTTGATGCATTTTTAAGTTGTACCTTTGTACTTAAAATAAAGATTGAAGCATTTGGCAGTTTAATTTTGTGTCTTTTCACTTTGCTAGTTGCATTTTTTCTTATGGATTCAATATTTGGCATTTCATGGACATGTCACTTCCATGTACACTTGGACAGCACTTAGTTTTCCTAAATTCATCCTTGACAATGACAATTTTTGGCCTGGAGTGTGAAACCATCCACCCAAGAACACAAGCAGTGACTAATGGTGATAAGACTGTACTTTTGGCCGTTCTGTAACTTCACTGGCATTCTGTTCTGGTTTGCCTTGAAGTGAGTTGAGAAGTCACTTCCTAAAATGACAACTGATTGTCTTCCTTTAAAGTGGCAAATGTGTATTTGAATATGCATAGCATGATTATTCGGAAGTTTTGAATGATGAAACTTCGTTGATCCCGGGAAAATTCTCTCTTCACCGACCCCACCTTGGCAGTGGAGGGCAGCCACCCGtaatggcactcagggaggtaggggttaagagtcttgctcaagggcccacaaatGTTCTGAGGCCAGGGCTGAATCAGCAGCCCTCCAATCACACGTACAgagacttagcccactgagccacatgctgtccCCTAAATGGAATAAATGATACTTTATTtgatccctgtagggaaattctctttttgcctGCCCATCTTGTTCTCCATGATAGACGTATATGTAGGTCAGAGCAAGCTTAGCAGTGAAGAGCAGCCACTCATGGCGGCACCCATGGAACTggggtttaagggccttgctcaagggaccacacacatgcagactatTCTACCAAGGTCAGGGCTCAAACCGGtgaccacaggcacagaggtttagcccacCGAGCCAGACATTACCTCCAAAAGGGACAACTTACAGGTTGTATTTTGTAATGTTACTTATTTGGAAGTACTTGATGGCATTTTTAATAGAATTGAAGGGTTATTCTGTATCGTGATTTGGTCTAAATGTGAGTACATGTTGAGATAAAGGTTTGAAGATGGATGTCATATGTTGCTCCCAGTGGAGAATCATGTCATGTTACAAAAATACAAGGATTAGATCACAATGCACATTGAACATCATCAGATGGACTGATCATTGTGTTTGTGCCTTATGTGCAGTATCAGTTATTAAAAATGGATATATCAGGACACACATTCCCGTACAGGAATACACTTGTTTCTAGAGCACATTTAATATTAAGGATTTGGTTCCATGTGGTACTAAATCGCCATTGAAGGTCTCAACATCAATAACAAATTCGGCACCAGATGCTGACTTGCACTTAGGCAAAACCAGAACACTGAAATGTTCACACAAGGGAATTAAAAAACATTTACTTAACATTATCAGATAGAAACATTTGGCCTCGATCATTAAAATTAAATGTACAAAAATACCAACATTTTTATTCATAACAGTGCACAGGCTGAAATAAGTTAttctttcatatatatatataatctcttTCAGAGAGAATTGTTAATTTTGTCTCAGGTAAAGTATTAACAGTACTTAAGATGTATTTTGTTGTCAGCTTGCTGTTCTGTGCAGTTTATTTCCCATTTGACAGACATTTCCAGGTCAGGCTGAGGTTTACAGCTGTCCTAGTGTACAAAGACTGAAGAGAGTGGCCACCTTCATCCATGGCTCTTTGAATTCCCTAAATGGTAGATCCTGGGATGTGATCCCGCCATGTAACGGTAGTGGGAGGTGACGGACGCGAGGTGGTTTTGGAATGCCAGTCACCCTTCCAAGGCACTGTGTGTGAGAGAAGGGCAACTTGTGcaaggtgaagagagagctgcacACTCACACTGCTGCCTTCCCTCTCCCGGCCATCAAGGCATCATTGTCTTATTAAACATCAATAGTAATCCTTTTTTAATTGTCAAAAATTATTCACAAGCTGTCTTTTCAGACATCTGTGTTTCCTCCAGGATTTTGTACAGTAACATATAATTTTCTGTTGTAGGTTTTCCTATTAAAAGGAAAATGTCTTTCAGCATTGAAATTTAGACGACAAAATGGATCAGATTTTCTTGCCAAAGAAGCATCGCGCGGATGTTGCCGGAATCCTCTTAAAAGTCTTCTTTATACAAAAGCAAAAAGGTGTCCCCACATAAGCAGATGCCCTCATAAGCAGATGCCATGATTGCTTTGTCCAATCACTGTACTCCTTCTTCATCCACATAAGTGGAGGGGAACCAGCCAACCTAAGAATAATAGGGTACAGTGCTGTCTATGAGCATAGTCATTCCAAATTCCTCAGTGATTAAACATTATATTGTTGCAGCCCTATATTACAGTCCAGTTTTTCACGTAAGGTTTATATGTGTATTCATTCCACAATACAAGCATGCATGAGCTAGTCAGACCACCCAGATCCTCATGAGTGATGCTACTTGCTTACCCTGCCATTGGCCTCGCCTTTCCACCAACCCTGGTCACCACCGATTTTGCTGTAGATCTTGACGATGTCACCCTCCCTAAGGGACAACTCTCTCATGTCGCGGGCTGCAAAGTTGTACCTGGCAACTGCTGTGCCAACTACCCTGGGCGTGAAAACTGCAGACACATCCATCACAGAGGACTATCTGTTACCGCAAAGCCAATGCCCAGAGGCTACTTGCATGGTTAACGTCCATCAAGAGTCCTACACATTTCTTACTTTTATTGCTTTTTAACTATGACAAATGTTCTTCATCCCGGTATTAATCAAGGAAGTGACTCACATAATGGAATAGGAAGATAGACTGAAGATTGACAGTAAAAAGGCATCAGACAGGGGGAAAGAGAAGAGTACCTGACCAGAAGGGGGCAGATGTCTGTGAGGAGGAGAAGTGAAGGCCTTGAGGACTAAGGAAAGAGAAGTTGTAGGAAGCACAGGAGGCTATTGAAGCATAGAGATAAAAGAATGGAAAAGAGTAGTGGGAAAGAAATTTCATTAAAAGAGGTGCCTTTACCCAAACACGTCAACAGCAAAAGAGGGGCCCGTTCCCCATCTTCAGAACCATAGGAAACCTTAACTCCCCATTGCAAAACCTGATTCAAAATTTATTTGCATACAGTTGTATCCTGTGGGAACTATAAATTAGACTAAGGTCTAACCACCAGACCCGTGGTCACagctttcattttcataatcagATGAATAATCATATTGACTTCAACTTGTAGCGGCTGGCAAAAATAGAGTGTCATTTAGCAACACCTGTGTATATCCTGAGAGCCAGATTCCAATATGCTGCGAAGGCCCTTCATCCGTGACTGCAAGCATTCTTAAGCTGGCCAGattgctctggcccagacagcCAACTCCCAGCCTTAGAGCGGACTGTTGGGCAATGTGTTTCTGCATCTTATCCCAACAGGCCCATAATTCTGATTCAGTGGTGGCAACGATGAGTCATCAATGTCACTGAATTCCAGCAAGTTTGGCCTCCATTATCTGTGAAGGGATCATAGTGAGTTGGAGTCACCTGGGGAGCGGGTGCTGGTGCGGGGGGTGGAGCGCTCACGCGACTTGTACGGGTATCGCAGCGTTGTGTCCAGTTGCTTAAAGCTCTCTTTCAAAGAATGCATCTGGTAGTATTCCACTAGTTCCTGTGGATGGTGACCGAACCATTACACATGGGAAGTGTACAAAAAACCCACATGAGTTCCTACCTCTTGGAAAAGTGATAGATCTGTCAAGGTGTCCTTACCAGGAGGCTTTCGAACTTCTTTGCTTCTGTAATgtggatccagttgtccttCTCCACAACTTTTATATGTTTGACCTCCTCATTAAACCTGTTTGAAAGAGAAAGTTTCTGAGTAAAGTCTTcatttaagtgtgtgtgtgtgtgtgtgtgtgtgtgtgtgtgtgtatatatataacccttgagaggtaaagtggcctatcccacatgtcagtcaaaaataagtttagtgtccaatattaattattgagggtctatcTGTTGTTATCTAAatcatacctctgtgctacctatgatatatatcaattgtagggtataggcacactgattttttgaaaaaaattcaactttggaaaaattcaacattttatcagaactttgtttttgtgggacagcccactttacctctcaagggtacatgtgtgtctgtgtatctgctGTTCTCTCAAAATATTAGTCTCTTTGGATTCCAGGTGTCCGTGGGAATGATGTGTTCATTCAGTAGTACATTGGTCTGAGAAGGAACTAGTCCATGCATCTTCCTGCTCTCACTTGATGCTAATTGCAAATCTCTCTGCCTCAGCCGTCCTCTCCCGGATCAGGTAGGTCCCACTGGTGTGGGACTTGAGCAGATTGTCAGCCTGCTGTCTCTCCATGTTCCCTGCAAACCTGAGAGAGACGCAGTGAGTGAAACTTTCCAACTGTATAGGTGACCACTAGTTAGGGgacaaaaataaacaatttcATTAAACTGATTAAAAAGATCTATAAATACAATAAGTTTATCAGAGAAACACTACTCTTACCAGGGGTATACGCAATAATCAGGGTCCCTTGATGACTGTCTGCTGGGAATGGACTGAAAAGGCTGCAGGGGAATCACAAACCCTGCATTATATGCAGTAAACACAAAACAACAATGCATAAAATAGTCTAAACTGGCTGTTCTGTTACACTGAATTTCAACTACGGAGTGTGGAAATCTGAAGTGCCTGCCTTCCTGCCTGCAGATGTGTAACGTGTGTTCTGTTCTCTGGAAGAGCTTACCTTTGGATCTAAACAGGGTTTTACACATGAACTGGGAAAGAAACCAGTCTTCTGGCCCTGGACTAGCTTCCCCTTTAAGGAACATGTAACAGATATGGTTGACTGTCTTTCAGTAGAGAACCTCAGGGCAGGAACACATTTATTTACAGCAGGTGCATGCCTGCAGGGTCTAAAGATTCAAGAAGCAGCAGTGTGGAATACAAACCTCCCACCATGAGGTGTCTGGGTCACCCTTCAGCAGCTCAATAATGTCCCCTGTCTGAAAGCCCAGTGCAGGCTTGCCGGGTGGAGCAGGGGTCCCATGGTAATTCCGAACTGCCATCATCTTGGGACCTTGAAGAAATAAATCCACTTTAAGATGGAGATGAACAGTTTTGTCACCATGCAAGCAAAGAGGACTCAACTAGCTAAAGGAAACCATTGAGTTGCAGTACAGAATCTGGCTCACATATGCATTACAAATACTGCAAGAATATTGGTGATAATGTAAACAAAGAATTTTAGAAATATCATAcattggatgattaaataagtaattGAAGCAACAGTTGAATAAcgttctgcaatctctaaaagTTGGAAGTATTTCGACAATTTTGGCCACAAGGGTATGTACTTCCTACGCTTTCACGAGTCAGCTCAAGACCCAAAAGCACCACCAATGACTTGTCATTTGGTTTTTTGGCCACTCTGTGGCAGCAGAGAGCTTCTCCATGCATCACAGTTGCCTGGCTGCACGTTATGAGATGGAACAGCCATGCAAATCAATCTACTGCAACTGCATAGGTAAGAGTCTGACGGAGTGTATCTGTGAGTTGAAATTACATCTCACTCAATTTTTGCATATGGAAAGCAGTCGATGTGTCACAAAAGGTGTCTCACATTGTTACTTACCAGATGCCAGTGGTCCAGGCTCCTGAGGAGAAACGATTttacaaaaagaaaagcattttagctacacatttaaaaatactacagtaaaacaataaaaacccTATGTATATTTAGTGTGAATTGCTATTAGGAGATATGGTAATATTCTGTTTGCGAGAAGCTGGTTTATTTGACCCTACATGAACAGAGAGGCAAACTCACCGAATCATGAGGACCTGAAAGCATAGAGGAGAGAGTTGTTGACAGCTGCTGTAACCACGACTAATTAAGAAACATAAAGGTTCCTAAACAAGCTCATCGGACCCTCTGCCGACGGCTGCTGCCCCCAGTCTCACTTACTTATCTTACAGATGGAGACGACCTCCAGACACTCCTTGTGAGCTCCTATGCCACACTTGGCACAATAGTACCCCTGGTAGAAAATCCCTCTGGGAAGAGGCCAACAGGAGATACGATTAACTGCTACCCAGGCCAGTTTAACTTAAATGTGCAATTAAAACTGGATCCATAACATGCATGGTAGCTATAAATTCAAGGTGGTTTCCCCAAAAACACATAGACCAACCCCGCCTCCTGGGAAGTGCTGCTGTTGTGTGATCCTGTCTTCGGAGAAATATATGACAGAAACTTTGCATGATAATCACATGTATATCATTATTGCCGCTATTTATATCATTGCCCATTTTCTTAATTATGAAGTATGGTTAGATTCTCAGACATAATGCATAATTTAACTATTGTCTTATTATTGCTGTAGCAGATCATTTTGGACCAGCTGCGTTATTTGTGCTTGATTTATTGCTTGTAATGGGCACAGGGGGGTTGCATCCGGCTTAGTGTCCCAGAAAATTTGTGATCGTTAACACTGTTGGGGCAGAGTGAAAGTCGATGTAAATGTGTTACAGTTTCTGTCCTGTTGGAGTGCCGAGTCTGTGTCATTACAGGGAATACAATGTGGCCGTTACCAACCGGTAAACTGCCTGTTTCCTCACCTCAGCAGCATCTTACAGGCCCTGCAGTTGGTGTTCTTCTCGAAGGTGTGCATCTGAAAGTTgtggtgattggctgaggctcGCTCCGGCTTTATGTTCGACCTATAGCATGGGCACATTCATGTTGATTTAGCCTCAGTGGTCTAAAAGAACAATTTATGACTGTGCTTGCCTAAAGCTCACATTGCCATCTCAAACTGCTCCATCCACTTCCTCTTAGTGTCCTCTGTTTTGCAGAAGAACTGGAAGCCTTGCTTTCCCTGTAGGTGGATCAGGTAGAAGCCATAGGACCACTGAGGGGATGACGTGGAGAGGGACAGAAAGGGTTAAACTCATAAGTGTCAAAATTAGGGAACTGAAATCGCGATTTTAAAAAGCAGTACACTGTACTGAAAATAAGAAGTCTTGCATGAGCTTACCCTTTTTCCACTTGACTGGTGACCATGTAAAGAAAAGTATTGGAAATGCAGTTACACAGacatatttgtatatatttctgcATTAGTAAAACGTACTTATGTAATATAACAACTAAATTCTCGATGTACATAACTCAATTTTATATTAAACAATGGTTTAACCCAAAGCGAATCATTGAGTATGAGGAGACTGTGAAAAACATTTCACCTTCTTTACATCCCTGTTGTTCATGGGGTCGTCGGACATTTTGTAAGACTGCAGCTCTATGGTTTCCTTTAGCTCATAGTTGAATCCTCTTTGCTTGCAGACAATCACCACTTTGTCAAACAGAAATATGTACCTAAAGACACAAAGAGGGAAAAAAGTCGATGACACTCCAGTCTGCTGGAATATAAATTCAGTCCCGCTGGTGCTGGTGAGAGTAAAGAACGTGCTGCTATTTGCTCTGGTCATTGTGTTTCCCACTGTGACGAACTCCAGCAGCATTTAAGTTAGGTCAAGTCAATTGGGCTTTATTGcccatatacagatatacagtgGCAAGAGATAATGCTCCCCAAGGAGCATGGTGCAACACATACAGCAAGTGACAATAAAAGGAAGGATGCAATGATTTTacaaatcatgaaaacacaggacAGTAGAAAATGAGTGGGGCTGGACTTAGGATTATAGCATGAGTCTGTAatcaattataataaataatgtaGCGACAAAGCAGAGCAGAATAAACACAACAGTGCAGGAAAAGtgc contains:
- the edf1 gene encoding endothelial differentiation-related factor 1 homolog, yielding MAESDWDTVTVLRKKGPTAAQAKSKQAVTAAQRRGEALETSKKWAAGQNKQHLVTKNTAKLDRETEELHHERVTLEVGKVIQQGRQDKGLTQKDLATKINEKPQVIADYECGRAIPNNQVMGKIERAIGLKLRGKDIGKPLEPGPKKQ
- the LOC125725716 gene encoding guanine nucleotide exchange factor VAV2-like isoform X2, which translates into the protein MEEWRQCGRWLIDCKVLPPNHRVVWPSAAVFDLAQALRDGVLLCQVLHNLSPGSVDLKEINFRPQMSQFLCLKNIRTFLKVCHDKFGLRNIELFEPLDLFDVRDFGKVISCLSRISHHSIAHIKGIRPFPSEDTAENEEDVYRSLEELADEHDVGEDDIYDCVPYEEDDIYEDIIKVEVRQPMKMGMTEEDKRNCCMIEIQETEAKYYKTLEDIEKSYMIPLKQVLNPQDMGAIFLNLEEVIKVHFSLLRAIDLNMMSGGNGLGKIFLDFKERLLIYGQYCSHVESAQKTLDDLITTREDVKMKLEECTMKVQEGKFKLQDLLVVPMQRVLKYHLLLKELVSHSTDQPEQQQLKEALEAMQDLAMYINEVKRDNETLKKISEFQNSIENLQVKLEEYGRPKIDGELKVCSIVNRTKQDRYIFLFDKVVIVCKQRGFNYELKETIELQSYKMSDDPMNNRDVKKSSGKRWSYGFYLIHLQGKQGFQFFCKTEDTKRKWMEQFEMAMSNIKPERASANHHNFQMHTFEKNTNCRACKMLLRGIFYQGYYCAKCGIGAHKECLEVVSICKISPHDSEPGPLASGPKMMAVRNYHGTPAPPGKPALGFQTGDIIELLKGDPDTSWWEGKLVQGQKTGFFPSSCVKPCLDPKPFQSIPSRQSSRDPDYCVYPWFAGNMERQQADNLLKSHTSGTYLIRERTAEAERFAISIKFNEEVKHIKVVEKDNWIHITEAKKFESLLELVEYYQMHSLKESFKQLDTTLRYPYKSRERSTPRTSTRSPVFTPRVVGTAVARYNFAARDMRELSLREGDIVKIYSKIGGDQGWWKGEANGRVGWFPSTYVDEEGVQ
- the LOC125725716 gene encoding guanine nucleotide exchange factor VAV2-like isoform X1, with protein sequence MEEWRQCGRWLIDCKVLPPNHRVVWPSAAVFDLAQALRDGVLLCQVLHNLSPGSVDLKEINFRPQMSQFLCLKNIRTFLKVCHDKFGLRNIELFEPLDLFDVRDFGKVISCLSRISHHSIAHIKGIRPFPSEDTAENEEDVYRSLEELADEHDVGEDDIYDCVPYEEDDIYEDIIKVEVRQPMKMGMTEEDKRNCCMIEIQETEAKYYKTLEDIEKSYMIPLKQVLNPQDMGAIFLNLEEVIKVHFSLLRAIDLNMMSGGNGLGKIFLDFKERLLIYGQYCSHVESAQKTLDDLITTREDVKMKLEECTMKVQEGKFKLQDLLVVPMQRVLKYHLLLKELVSHSTDQPEQQQLKEALEAMQDLAMYINEVKRDNETLKKISEFQNSIENLQVKLEEYGRPKIDGELKVCSIVNRTKQDRYIFLFDKVVIVCKQRGFNYELKETIELQSYKMSDDPMNNRDVKKSSGKRWSYGFYLIHLQGKQGFQFFCKTEDTKRKWMEQFEMAMSNIKPERASANHHNFQMHTFEKNTNCRACKMLLRGIFYQGYYCAKCGIGAHKECLEVVSICKISPHDSEPGPLASGPKMMAVRNYHGTPAPPGKPALGFQTGDIIELLKGDPDTSWWEGKLVQGQKTGFFPSSCVKPCLDPKPFQSIPSRQSSRDPDYCVYPWFAGNMERQQADNLLKSHTSGTYLIRERTAEAERFAISIKFNEEVKHIKVVEKDNWIHITEAKKFESLLELVEYYQMHSLKESFKQLDTTLRYPYKSRERSTPRTSTRSPASCASYNFSFLSPQGLHFSSSQTSAPFWSVFTPRVVGTAVARYNFAARDMRELSLREGDIVKIYSKIGGDQGWWKGEANGRVGWFPSTYVDEEGVQ